The following DNA comes from Nymphalis io chromosome 12, ilAglIoxx1.1, whole genome shotgun sequence.
GATTTTTGCCgcaaataatagtattaatattaaaaatgatttgtttttcataccaaattgaatattattggaAAATAGAATAACTTACCACAAGGTAAACTTGATGATGGCTTATGGTAGCAACAGACGAATAATttggtaagtaatattaaattttaacttaatgtAGTTGAAAAGACTAATGACATTCAGTTTTATATAGTGATATTGTTTGCGagatttttctataatataatgagAAAGATAAGATAATGTATGTCAATCTTTATAAgatgaagtatttatttattgtgttttattattattaaatcacatTAAAACTGTTTTGTTAAAGAAGTcgtaatatatacgtatttattgaGATAACTATTATGTACAGTGCTTGTTTGATTTCTTATTTaaccttaattaaaaatttaatttttaatgaagaaatctattataaagataaaaatatctttaaataatattcatttccaattaatatctttaaataatatataattgttataacaaTCTATTGTTAGATGAGTAAATTACAGCAAAAAGGtgataagaatattaaaatttttcttcATCATCtataatatcatatcataaatcttttaatttctttatgcTATTCTAAAATAcatgttcttaattttaaatatgccTGTGGCTAATAAACCCATATCTGTCACAACATCAGAAAAGTTAATCTTTTTATGATACAATCTTCCCCGTGTAGCTGgacagattaaaataatacttatccATATAGGTTGTATGTGTTAAATgtgaatgatatttttattttagtgaaaaaggccagttatataaaatagcttagtttttataaaaaactttttcaattttataaaattttatatacttaggtattttttattttatatgaaatatttttaaaataaaaagttagtaattatttatataaataataaaataaattatgaaattatcatTTGAATATTATCTTGTTCTGAtccaatattgttttgtttttactaaatatctaaacaaaaaaataaataaacaaaaagtaaaaataattactagaaAAACAAATAGTAATCTAAGATTGTAGGATAAATCTACTAAAACTTTTATGATTGtgataatttttcataaattttattgaaacagtATCAAGAGGTTGATTATTCTTACTCGTAAAGAAAGATAGTAGAGTAGGTTAGACATTAAGATTTTATCTTTGTGACTAGCAAATATTGTGAGCCTAGTATGATTCATAAAATTTGCAAGCATTGCATACTGAGTTCGCATTGTGGTGCTAAAATTTAACCATTTTTCATAAGTGTTTTACAATAATTAGAATCATTAGTTCTGTGTCTTATTTGCTTGTAAATAACCATTGAGAGTACATGCCTTGTTGACCATGTCTAATCTGTGGAAAATTGTGTCTCCTAAATATTGtatgttgtaatttttagtctgtattattttttttaacagctTAGTGATTGTAACTTGTTTTAGGGTTTACTCCAAGCCGTGCTGGTTATGACTTAGGCCATGCAATAAAAATGGAAGTTGTGAACATGGATGAAGGTCGATATGAACAGAGGGAGAGTCAGCCGGGTAGTAGTGCGGATAGTGATGCCTCGAGTCTCTTTGAAAGTAATGATAGTAGTGAACAAACAAGCGATTTTGAAAGGGCATCTGATGATGAAGAAGATTTGAAAGaagatttacaaaaaaatatagttaattattataagtctgATTCAAATTGTACATCACATAATTCTAACGACATCACGAATGATGAAGAATTTCAAGCAACAGCTCTATGTCAATTTATGGATATATTGAATGACTTAGATGAAGTACTTGATAAATCACTGTTGGCATGTTTAGATGATGGTACAAAATCTCTAGATAGCGACGATGATGATCTCatctgtgaaataaaaaaatgtgataacACTAGTGAAAATAGATCTGATCACTCAAATTCTCAGAGTTCAATAGATGATACTACTCAAGTGGTTATGTACCATGCTCACGCTCAAACTTCAGCACCCTCAATGGAAGAATTGGAAATTTTACAAAGTAATCTTTCACCGAAAGCTAATTTAGTGCGTTCAAAGAGTTTCTCAGAACTACCAAGAAGTAACAGGCAAGTTTCTGCATTGTCTTTAGAGAGAGCTGGTACTGTAAATGACTGTTTACGGAATTCAATGAGAAGATTAGATCCTATTGTATTGCCGGCAATTCCCACACAAGAAACGTCATGTGAACCTCTCACTTTACCCGTTATATTGTTCCTTGAACACCATGTTAATATGCGACCGACTAGTGCACCTATACAGCTTCAAGTTACAGCAGCTAATTTGAGCAGTGATGGATCATCAGGGCCACTCATAGTGGGCCGTCGGACATTGTTGATGAATAGAGCGTTGTCCTTACCTTCAGCTGGTGATAATGATAGTACAGCTGTAGACTGGACAGAACGGaatacaaatagaaatatagGAAGAAGTGTAAGTGCCTCCAGTTCTTCGAGTGAATCATTGATTCGTCTAGCACATATTAATCCAAGTGAAAATAATGCTTCTGAAGACAGGTAATGATTGCCTTATTATTTATGTgagtgatgattttttttaatgtaaattatagtgAAATGTATTCATTGCAGAAATGAAGAGACTGATTTACCCCCTTTTGGCGTTTGGCCACACAGAATGAGTGCGATGCTAGCATGCCTTAGTTGCACCGTTGGAATATTCAACATTTCTAGATTTGCCATACTTAGCGTACATTTTGGAGGTAAGAAATACTCTTAATCGTTCATATCAAATTAagttttagattatatttatttattatttttatatcttcaataaaaaaaagtacacttaatttatttttttgacaattttttttctttcagctAGTTTTATAGTTCAGTTCTTCATTCTATCTCTTCTGGTCGGAATACCACTTTTTACTCTGCATTTATGTTTGGGGCAAGTGCTCGAGTCCGGTCCCGTGGATATGTGGCGAATCTCGCCGATATTCCAAGGTGTCGGCATAACCTTGTTGTTAATCCAAGCTGTGATTGGAATTTACAGCATAATTGGCCTGTCGTGGATATTCGTGTATTTCAGAGATTCATTTATAACGTCCGATGATAGATACAAGTGGGCACTGCCGCATGAGTTTAATTTTGACGGTGAGTTTGTCGGATTAAGTAATGACTTGAAGTATTCTTTTGGTTGAAACAATATATAAGCCAAATGTTGATCATAGTGCTCATACAAATATGtactagtttattttttttttatataaaaatataatcagttCGTTTCCTTAACATCATTTGCTAGCCCTTATTCCATCTGTTTACATTGCATTACTTTTTTGCATTCATCCGTTAAGTTACTCTCCCTTACTCATTTCATGACACACTGTCACGTCTTCTTTTGAATTTTCCCCTCTAATTGATACTATAATCTCCCCCCATGACCCCATAGTCTATACAATGATAAACGGTTTCCTATCAGCATATACCCTAGAGCTACTTTCAAACTTCATATTAACTATATTTGAACTATCCACTCTTGTCATTCCCTTGATGGATGTATACAGCGTCGACCCTGACCCTTGATCAGGGTAGAGCGAGATTGTCTTTCAGCGCCCTGTGGTTGAGCTTTCACTTCACATAAATTGCATTTCaattaatcatatataaatattaattctaacatttataaaaatcaaacagcGCTTATATACCCCTTGAAATTGTTTTTGACATTTCCGCCCCCCTTGCTACCTGGCGCCTATAGCGATCGTTCTTCTCGGTCTAACCCAGGGCCGCAGCCGGATGTATAGAATGATGAATGAAAAGCGAATTAATGCATTCGCTTAATCCATCACGAACAAAACATGATGACAGTCGTGATAaagtcttatataataaatataacaatgggTGACATGATAATTTCcgtgtaattaatttatctgatattatgcattatttacatatattgttacGTGCAAACCATTATAAATAAGCAACCAATCGTTTTTGAATTACGATTTTAAAGTAGCTTCTAGAAGGTCACACATGACTTCGAAACTTACGAAGCGTTTTTAATAAGGACAGTTTTGAATTACGTCTCGAATTATAGAAAATACTTggtataatgaataaatatataatacaatatattttcagaTGTCAGTCAAAAAAATGCTACAATTAAAATACAAGAGACACTGCCGCAATATTTCCACGGAGAGGTGCTCCAACGTAACTTAAATACAAACGGCTTTGGCTCAATAAAGTTTCAAGTTGCGTTCAACTTAGCCGTAGTATGGATGATTGTGTTCGTCTCACTCAACAAAGGATTGAGGTCATACGGCAAGGTAATTTACAAACGCTAATTATTCTGTTCCGCCTTCTCCGATGAATTTCGTCTGCAAATTAAATGTTGACCTTTATCAGCGGAAACCATTATGTCCGAAGtctaaagtattttgtttttgtttcgacGTTTGATTACTTTTATTGCTATTATGTAAAgttctattattatttcactGTGTAGACTGGTTCTACATTTAATCtcgtataatatatgtttaagtatgtttgtatatttataataatttgctaTATCACCAAACTCACGCTAAAGTATATATGGGTCAGAATTTCTACACAAGCAGGCTTCCTCGCAATGTTtagtgtactggtggtagggctttgtgcaagctcgtctgggtaggtaccactcactcatcagatattctaccgcaaaacagcaatacttgatattgttgtgttccggtttgaagggtgagtgagccagtgtaattacaggcacaagggacataaaatcttagttcccaaggttggtggcgcattggctataagcgatggttgacatttcttacaatgccaatgtctaagggcgtttggtgaccacttaccatcaggtggcccatatgctcgtccaccttcctattctatataaaaaaaaaagttttccttTACTACGGAGAACAATGTTGTTTTTTGCCTAGATTTAAATCCGTTTTTTTCACATATGATAAACTCCTGCTTATACCTAATGTATCTAAGTCGAGAGCTCATAAAAATAGTTACCATTCTAAATCAGCGATGGCTCGAAAATGAGCTTTATAATCGAATATTAGGGCAATGTTCgttaagaattttaatgaacacaatactgaatttattttaacataacgacctaaatatattaacatacaaatttgatacgattatattattgtaaaaccaAGCAAGGAGTATTTAATGGAAGTGTATTTTCGAAAGAATGTTTagcattttcaatatatttcattttccgAATGCAAAATACTCGGTTCAAACCAATACAAAAacctttatataattgtttataagcATTAAGGAAGCTGTTAtcgtaattaattatgtaatcgATTGACTTCACTCATGTTATTTAATCTTATTACTATTTGTTAGGGACTTGAGAGCCGAGATGTccgagtggttagaatgcgtgtatcttaaccgacgattgcgggttcaaatccagacaagcacaactgaattttcatgtatttaatttgtgcttataactaATTTCGTGCTCCGCGGTGAAGGAtactccaaagcgggttggtggtgGAATGCACTTGAAACTTCCCCTCAAAAAGGACAGGAGGCTAAAGCCTAAAGGGCAAAAGCCCAGTGGGACTAAAGCAGGCCTTTACtttctcaaatatataaatattgttttaataatatgataaataatcatGACTGacatattttttagtatataatatttatgacttttattttattattttaagcgtTAATCTAAAAATCACCATATAAGTTTCAATAAAGTGATCTATTTTCATAATTACCAATCCATCTAAAACGCATCGcgagtattaattatttaaatgacataTATAGTAAGTATGTTTCATCAAATTAAgtcaaaagaaaatatttttattcaaatttacttttaaaagccgagatggcctagtcaccactgaattttcatgtgcgtactttgtgtttataattcatctcgtgcttgacggtgaaggaaaacatagtgaggaaatctgcatgtgtctaatttcattgaaattctgccacatgtgtattctaccaacccgcattggagcagcgtggtggaataagctcccaaccttctcctcaaaagggagaggaggccttagcccagcagcgggatattaacaggctgttactgttactacttTTAAATGAATCGCCAAGCTCGGAACCACAAGTTCGGAATGTGGATACCGAGAAGAATCGACAAGAAACTtagtattaacttttttttaaacaaatttgtataaattacatacacttCCTTCACGAGATCCAGAAATCATTCAATCCATGCACTTCATGAtgtgcttatattattttcaggtgATCTACATGCTCATATTCCTGCCCATCTGCGGTACTCTAGTGCTCTGTACAAAACTATTGACTCTAATACCGTATGATTCAGTTATAAATATCTTCTCTGAAACAGAGTGGAgtgaattttttatcaatagcAATGTAAGTATGCGGATAATTTCCATCATCACGTGTTCTAGAAAGTTCGCCTCGGTTTTCAGTAGGCTTAATAAGAACAGGTCTCAAAGAATAGCAAAATTCACATGATATATTCGTT
Coding sequences within:
- the LOC126772481 gene encoding sodium-dependent transporter bedraggled isoform X2, with protein sequence MSNLWKIVSPKYWFTPSRAGYDLGHAIKMEVVNMDEGRYEQRESQPGSSADSDASSLFESNDSSEQTSDFERASDDEEDLKEDLQKNIVNYYKSDSNCTSHNSNDITNDEEFQATALCQFMDILNDLDEVLDKSLLACLDDGTKSLDSDDDDLICEIKKCDNTSENRSDHSNSQSSIDDTTQVVMYHAHAQTSAPSMEELEILQSNLSPKANLVRSKSFSELPRSNRQVSALSLERAGTVNDCLRNSMRRLDPIVLPAIPTQETSCEPLTLPVILFLEHHVNMRPTSAPIQLQVTAANLSSDGSSGPLIVGRRTLLMNRALSLPSAGDNDSTAVDWTERNTNRNIGRSVSASSSSSESLIRLAHINPSENNASEDRNEETDLPPFGVWPHRMSAMLACLSCTVGIFNISRFAILSVHFGASFIVQFFILSLLVGIPLFTLHLCLGQVLESGPVDMWRISPIFQGVGITLLLIQAVIGIYSIIGLSWIFVYFRDSFITSDDRYKWALPHEFNFDDVSQKNATIKIQETLPQYFHGEVLQRNLNTNGFGSIKFQVAFNLAVVWMIVFVSLNKGLRSYGKVIYMLIFLPICGTLVLCTKLLTLIPYDSVINIFSETEWSEFFINSNSWAAAAQETFLTWGLLGPCIMQLTSHKDPKNKTNIMLQKESGCIVAFTFAVLLLSSFLANTCVQILKNYGYVFIPSSFETIKSSQFLWPASEPLPGNTVSTPVRYMGHYGSLVGLTVWRTGNPAKVLSGWQPLQLATQIVPATLAVLPANVLSPAWAVIFYFILIMFGIAQQLAIWHCVVTGVMAINARALRVWETTITFFSCVFGLAMGLLLSTDAGIRVVHFVDYTWAGAWWQGAAQVSLALGVFAVRGRPYAPDAVVAALFGPAARASAALAALLSFTWTVVLPVLLCALCVMDFRVGQQRQLYSWRKPIGYFPVWARQVAVFMQQGALLLVPLVAFVQTWRYITKGPPDILERVQNLYRPRMEAAAGEAAPPPPAPRAPDPPPKYTPPPSYSTATGARLLSTLRRSFRTLRRITTNRAETTDEVSQIPITLSESVDRQPQPQPPQYNFTPTITLTDETDGRPTHSNRPTSSRHSLTLTRDYLRRSFVRKSDSAKSIRSSLRRSFKYGGPLTTSHEQLVRDVEPISNTVAMSAMLGDDITHTRSLGSVI
- the LOC126772481 gene encoding sodium-dependent transporter bedraggled isoform X1, giving the protein MSNLWKIVSPKYWFTPSRAGYDLGHAIKMEVVNMDEGRYEQRESQPGSSADSDASSLFESNDSSEQTSDFERASDDEEDLKEDLQKNIVNYYKSDSNCTSHNSNDITNDEEFQATALCQFMDILNDLDEVLDKSLLACLDDGTKSLDSDDDDLICEIKKCDNTSENRSDHSNSQSSIDDTTQVVMYHAHAQTSAPSMEELEILQSNLSPKANLVRSKSFSELPRSNRQVSALSLERAGTVNDCLRNSMRRLDPIVLPAIPTQETSCEPLTLPVILFLEHHVNMRPTSAPIQLQVTAANLSSDGSSGPLIVGRRTLLMNRALSLPSAGDNDSTAVDWTERNTNRNIGRSVSASSSSSESLIRLAHINPSENNASEDRNEETDLPPFGVWPHRMSAMLACLSCTVGIFNISRFAILSVHFGASFIVQFFILSLLVGIPLFTLHLCLGQVLESGPVDMWRISPIFQGVGITLLLIQAVIGIYSIIGLSWIFVYFRDSFITSDDRYKWALPHEFNFDDVSQKNATIKIQETLPQYFHGEVLQRNLNTNGFGSIKFQVAFNLAVVWMIVFVSLNKGLRSYGKVIYMLIFLPICGTLVLCTKLLTLIPYDSVINIFSETEWSEFFINSNSWAAAAQETFLTWGLLGPCIMQLTSHKDPKNKTNIMLQKESGCIVAFTFAVLLLSSFLANTCVQILKNYGYVFIPSSFETIKSSQFLWPASEPLPGNTVSTPVRYMGHYGSLVGLTVWRTGNPAKVLSGWQPLQLATQIVPATLAVLPANVLSPAWAVIFYFILIMFGIAQQLAIWHCVVTGVMAINARALRVWETTITFFSCVFGLAMGLLLSTDAGIRVVHFVDYTWAGAWWQGAAQVSLALGVFAVRGRPYAPDAVVAALFGPAARASAALAALLSFTWTVVLPVLLCALCVMDFRVGQQRQLYSWRKPIGYFPVWARQVAVFMQQGALLLVPLVAFVQTWRYITKGPPDILERVQNLYRPRMEAAAGEAAPPPPAPRAPDPPPKYTPPPSYSTATGARLLSTLRRSFRTLRSFRITTNRAETTDEVSQIPITLSESVDRQPQPQPPQYNFTPTITLTDETDGRPTHSNRPTSSRHSLTLTRDYLRRSFVRKSDSAKSIRSSLRRSFKYGGPLTTSHEQLVRDVEPISNTVAMSAMLGDDITHTRSLGSVI
- the LOC126772481 gene encoding sodium-dependent transporter bedraggled isoform X3 → MEVVNMDEGRYEQRESQPGSSADSDASSLFESNDSSEQTSDFERASDDEEDLKEDLQKNIVNYYKSDSNCTSHNSNDITNDEEFQATALCQFMDILNDLDEVLDKSLLACLDDGTKSLDSDDDDLICEIKKCDNTSENRSDHSNSQSSIDDTTQVVMYHAHAQTSAPSMEELEILQSNLSPKANLVRSKSFSELPRSNRQVSALSLERAGTVNDCLRNSMRRLDPIVLPAIPTQETSCEPLTLPVILFLEHHVNMRPTSAPIQLQVTAANLSSDGSSGPLIVGRRTLLMNRALSLPSAGDNDSTAVDWTERNTNRNIGRSVSASSSSSESLIRLAHINPSENNASEDRNEETDLPPFGVWPHRMSAMLACLSCTVGIFNISRFAILSVHFGASFIVQFFILSLLVGIPLFTLHLCLGQVLESGPVDMWRISPIFQGVGITLLLIQAVIGIYSIIGLSWIFVYFRDSFITSDDRYKWALPHEFNFDDVSQKNATIKIQETLPQYFHGEVLQRNLNTNGFGSIKFQVAFNLAVVWMIVFVSLNKGLRSYGKVIYMLIFLPICGTLVLCTKLLTLIPYDSVINIFSETEWSEFFINSNSWAAAAQETFLTWGLLGPCIMQLTSHKDPKNKTNIMLQKESGCIVAFTFAVLLLSSFLANTCVQILKNYGYVFIPSSFETIKSSQFLWPASEPLPGNTVSTPVRYMGHYGSLVGLTVWRTGNPAKVLSGWQPLQLATQIVPATLAVLPANVLSPAWAVIFYFILIMFGIAQQLAIWHCVVTGVMAINARALRVWETTITFFSCVFGLAMGLLLSTDAGIRVVHFVDYTWAGAWWQGAAQVSLALGVFAVRGRPYAPDAVVAALFGPAARASAALAALLSFTWTVVLPVLLCALCVMDFRVGQQRQLYSWRKPIGYFPVWARQVAVFMQQGALLLVPLVAFVQTWRYITKGPPDILERVQNLYRPRMEAAAGEAAPPPPAPRAPDPPPKYTPPPSYSTATGARLLSTLRRSFRTLRSFRITTNRAETTDEVSQIPITLSESVDRQPQPQPPQYNFTPTITLTDETDGRPTHSNRPTSSRHSLTLTRDYLRRSFVRKSDSAKSIRSSLRRSFKYGGPLTTSHEQLVRDVEPISNTVAMSAMLGDDITHTRSLGSVI